One segment of Rickettsiales bacterium Ac37b DNA contains the following:
- a CDS encoding DnaJ domain protein, whose product MKNNIYKILGISKDTPPEEISKQYKKQLLFMHPDKGGDLEKFKEFQRAYEDWKFSPELVQE is encoded by the coding sequence ATGAAAAATAACATATATAAAATTCTTGGGATAAGTAAGGATACTCCGCCTGAAGAAATTTCCAAACAATATAAAAAACAATTATTATTTATGCACCCTGATAAAGGAGGGGATTTAGAAAAATTTAAAGAATTTCAACGTGCATATGAGGACTGGAAATTTTCTCCTGAACTTGTTCAAGAGTAG
- a CDS encoding Transposase has product MAYSLDLRKKVIHYVNKGYTREEAARIFGIGERTIYRWLSRSKSGNLAATRAAKPWKKLDPIKLLNEVSKNSNWLLSDFAKVFNVSTAAICLAFKTLGITRKKRPHSIVNGMKQNGNYFWQLSQTIKRKI; this is encoded by the coding sequence ATGGCATATTCCTTAGATTTACGTAAAAAAGTAATTCACTATGTTAATAAAGGTTATACCAGAGAAGAAGCTGCAAGAATTTTTGGCATAGGTGAAAGAACAATTTATAGATGGTTATCGAGATCGAAATCCGGGAATTTAGCAGCCACACGAGCAGCTAAGCCATGGAAGAAGCTTGATCCAATCAAATTATTAAACGAGGTGTCTAAAAACAGCAATTGGCTATTATCTGATTTTGCAAAGGTTTTTAATGTGTCTACAGCTGCTATCTGTTTGGCATTCAAGACTTTGGGGATCACACGAAAAAAAAGACCACACTCTATCGTGAACGGGATGAAGCAAAACGGCAATTATTTTTGGCAGCTATCGCAAACTATAAAGCGGAAGATATAG
- a CDS encoding formimidoylglutamase: MHLNGEFIEGKPKKLSKISHANFVSWLIQDVPRLEIYHLDVHAYQTASHPDQAEEVISYLNNTTKLITDYELHVLSEDEIFAKLPKNKKIYLSIDVDVLQTALMPSTGFPVATGISLSKFWIMLNYILNNNIIRGVDIMEYKEEDSNKMRLATSQLIITMINFILEKIANQI; the protein is encoded by the coding sequence ATGCATTTAAATGGTGAATTTATAGAAGGTAAACCTAAAAAATTAAGTAAAATTAGTCATGCAAATTTTGTTTCATGGTTAATTCAAGATGTTCCTCGATTAGAAATATATCATCTTGATGTACATGCCTATCAAACTGCTTCTCATCCAGATCAAGCAGAAGAAGTAATTTCCTATTTGAATAATACCACTAAATTAATTACAGACTATGAGTTACATGTTTTGTCTGAAGATGAAATTTTTGCTAAATTACCGAAAAATAAAAAGATCTATTTATCTATAGACGTGGATGTTTTGCAAACAGCCCTGATGCCTAGTACTGGTTTCCCTGTTGCTACAGGGATAAGTTTATCCAAATTTTGGATTATGCTAAATTATATTTTAAATAATAATATCATACGAGGAGTAGATATTATGGAATATAAAGAAGAGGATAGCAATAAAATGAGACTTGCAACTTCACAACTTATAATTACAATGATTAACTTTATTTTGGAAAAAATTGCTAATCAGATTTAA
- a CDS encoding Peptidase family M23, whose translation MCTINANFGRMIIIVYNLDGCGNGYGNHVRILHPDGYLTIYAHLSYITIKDKSYVKIADKIGIEGVSGNAGKRHLHFGLHLPENIQQIAQEPGYTGISIPFDMRLIINEKVQILSSTDIICSNNLSTPLLKGVK comes from the coding sequence ATGTGTACGATAAATGCGAATTTCGGAAGAATGATTATAATAGTTTATAATCTAGATGGATGTGGTAACGGTTATGGAAATCATGTTAGAATCTTACATCCAGATGGATATTTAACTATATATGCCCATCTTTCATATATAACTATCAAAGATAAATCTTATGTTAAAATAGCAGATAAAATAGGTATTGAAGGTGTTTCAGGAAATGCTGGAAAACGACACCTACATTTTGGTTTACATTTACCTGAAAATATTCAACAAATTGCACAAGAACCTGGTTATACTGGTATATCCATACCTTTTGATATGAGACTAATTATTAATGAGAAAGTTCAAATATTATCTTCTACCGATATAATATGTAGTAATAATTTATCTACTCCTTTATTAAAAGGTGTAAAATAG
- a CDS encoding DNA polymerase III subunit delta produces MKISQSNIIEFINNIPSHIKAFLVYGPDGGLVTERVNSIISKFLNKNFQNSLSFFEFNYDKLKDNLEEFISILYSRSLTGEKKVIKIYDVRSSMITTLQEILLKYEGQNIVVFASGDLPPGSTVRKFFENGKSVAAIACYHDEQKTIKNIIIYKLKSYGFSYDNDALLFLESHISGDRVLILNAIEKLITYKGNDKHIKLQDVLESTVDQLSTSLDALCYSVADFNYENTNDILQQLLAENIQVITIIRSLSRYFIRLYQVKCEEEKGIVATEAIKILEPPLFFKNVHIFLQHIKKWTSSMLIQIIEELCILEANSKKTGASVQMMLDGFILKKSSRV; encoded by the coding sequence ATGAAAATTTCTCAAAGTAATATTATCGAATTTATAAATAATATACCTTCACATATCAAGGCATTTTTAGTTTATGGTCCAGATGGAGGATTGGTTACTGAGCGTGTAAACAGTATAATATCAAAATTTTTAAATAAAAATTTTCAAAATAGCTTATCTTTTTTTGAATTTAACTATGATAAATTGAAAGATAATTTAGAAGAATTCATTAGTATTTTGTATTCTCGTAGTTTAACTGGAGAAAAAAAAGTAATAAAAATATATGATGTACGCTCTTCTATGATTACTACGCTTCAAGAAATATTATTAAAATATGAAGGGCAAAATATAGTTGTGTTTGCATCTGGTGATTTGCCTCCTGGTTCTACGGTACGCAAATTTTTTGAAAATGGTAAATCTGTAGCCGCTATAGCCTGTTATCATGATGAGCAAAAAACTATTAAAAATATTATTATATATAAGTTAAAATCATATGGATTTTCCTATGATAATGATGCGTTGTTATTTTTAGAATCTCATATTTCTGGGGATAGGGTTTTGATATTAAATGCTATAGAAAAGTTAATAACCTATAAGGGTAATGATAAACATATTAAGCTACAGGATGTATTAGAATCTACCGTGGATCAATTATCTACCTCTTTGGATGCATTATGTTATAGTGTTGCTGATTTTAATTATGAGAATACAAATGATATATTGCAGCAATTATTGGCCGAAAATATTCAAGTGATTACTATTATTAGATCGTTATCTAGATATTTTATAAGATTATACCAGGTAAAATGTGAGGAAGAAAAAGGAATAGTGGCTACTGAAGCGATAAAAATTTTAGAACCGCCTTTATTTTTTAAAAATGTACATATTTTCTTGCAACATATTAAAAAGTGGACTAGTAGTATGCTTATTCAGATAATAGAAGAATTATGTATACTTGAAGCAAATAGCAAAAAGACAGGAGCGTCTGTACAAATGATGTTGGATGGTTTTATTTTAAAAAAATCTTCACGGGTATAA
- the vanX gene encoding D-alanyl-D-alanine dipeptidase — protein MKTLYSIIIGMVVYMGSALASDNKLPEGFIYLDQVDPSIKCSLRYYSEDNFLGRVVKGYNGSRVILSKEAAYALHKIQNELKKENLSLLIYDSYRPQQAVNDFIAWSEEIENSNSNKKWFYPNLDKVNLFSAGYIAKKSGHSRGSTVDLTIISQNQEVKEPKYYYIKLPNGQEIPFIDDGSINMGSSFDLLDEVSHTEYNNLSESAKINRKFLKDIMLKYGFENYYKEWWHFTLKDDHLKIVTLIFLCVNKIA, from the coding sequence ATGAAGACACTGTATAGTATTATAATAGGGATGGTAGTTTATATGGGATCTGCATTAGCTAGTGATAATAAATTACCAGAAGGGTTTATATATCTTGATCAAGTCGATCCTTCAATAAAATGTTCATTACGTTATTATAGTGAGGATAATTTTTTGGGACGGGTAGTAAAAGGTTATAATGGTAGTAGGGTGATTCTATCTAAAGAAGCAGCTTATGCGCTGCATAAAATACAAAATGAGTTAAAAAAGGAAAATTTATCTTTATTGATTTATGATTCATATAGACCTCAACAAGCTGTAAATGATTTTATAGCTTGGAGCGAAGAGATTGAAAATAGCAATAGTAATAAAAAATGGTTCTATCCTAATCTGGATAAGGTGAATTTATTTAGTGCAGGTTATATAGCAAAAAAATCTGGACATTCAAGAGGTAGTACTGTTGATTTAACTATTATTAGCCAAAATCAAGAAGTAAAAGAGCCTAAATATTATTATATAAAATTACCAAATGGGCAGGAAATACCATTTATTGATGATGGTAGTATCAATATGGGCAGTTCATTTGATTTACTCGATGAGGTCAGTCATACAGAATATAATAATTTGTCTGAATCAGCAAAAATTAATAGAAAGTTTTTAAAAGATATTATGTTGAAATATGGTTTTGAGAATTATTATAAAGAATGGTGGCACTTTACTCTGAAAGATGACCATTTAAAGATAGTTACTTTGATTTTCCTGTGCGTTAATAAAATAGCATAA
- the lptG gene encoding Lipopolysaccharide export system permease protein lptG → MRFPITLSLYISKIFLVRLAIVLSVVSVIIIFSSIFEFMRVSYGKEIPFRVILKLAFLKYPYLIQRTVPFIILFASTFTFLYVARTAELVVMKATGISIWQFLAPILSITLLIGILMTVVFSYVSSSLLSKHEKITQKYLRDVPQTLLVSKSGLWLRENNKQNNIIIYAKYYTYQEEMSLHDIKFFILSHQNVFEKRIDAVMAKLQPGYWQLNDVRIRQENRPAEYYNMLEFPTKLVKEQLQDSFATPEMIPFIELPYFINMLKEAGFSAIKYSLYYYRLLLQPIFMCTMVLMAASFALPLPRKQKVSPIIALGLIIGFIVYFVVDLVAVLGLSGKIPLILAASSPIIISMLITTAVVLHLEDG, encoded by the coding sequence GTGCGTTTTCCTATTACTTTATCATTATATATAAGCAAAATCTTCTTAGTACGGTTAGCTATAGTGTTATCTGTAGTATCTGTTATTATAATATTTTCTTCTATATTTGAGTTTATGCGTGTTTCGTATGGTAAAGAAATACCCTTTAGAGTTATTTTAAAATTGGCATTTTTAAAATATCCCTACCTTATACAAAGAACTGTACCTTTTATTATTTTGTTTGCTAGTACATTTACATTTTTGTATGTTGCTCGTACTGCTGAACTTGTGGTAATGAAAGCAACTGGAATATCGATATGGCAGTTTCTAGCTCCTATACTAAGTATTACTTTGTTGATAGGTATATTAATGACGGTGGTTTTTAGCTATGTTTCTTCTAGCTTGCTTAGCAAGCATGAAAAAATTACACAAAAATATTTACGTGATGTGCCACAAACATTACTTGTATCTAAATCTGGTTTATGGCTGAGAGAAAATAATAAACAAAATAATATTATTATTTATGCTAAATACTATACTTATCAAGAAGAAATGTCGTTACATGATATAAAATTTTTTATATTATCTCATCAAAATGTATTTGAAAAACGTATAGATGCTGTAATGGCTAAATTACAGCCTGGGTATTGGCAATTAAATGATGTCAGAATTAGGCAAGAAAATCGTCCTGCAGAGTATTATAATATGCTTGAATTTCCAACAAAGCTTGTAAAAGAACAGTTACAGGATAGCTTTGCTACACCAGAAATGATACCGTTTATAGAACTCCCATATTTTATAAATATGTTAAAAGAGGCAGGTTTTTCAGCCATAAAATATTCTTTATACTACTATAGATTATTGCTTCAACCTATCTTTATGTGTACAATGGTGCTGATGGCAGCTTCATTTGCGTTGCCCTTACCTAGGAAACAAAAGGTTAGTCCAATTATTGCTTTAGGTTTAATTATAGGTTTTATAGTATATTTTGTAGTAGACTTAGTAGCTGTACTTGGATTATCAGGGAAAATTCCTTTAATACTAGCGGCATCTTCTCCAATCATTATATCTATGCTTATTACTACGGCAGTTGTATTACATTTGGAAGATGGTTAA
- the lptD gene encoding LPS-assembly protein LptD precursor, protein MYYYKLNFKKFNYVLLVFITILVMAFRSVTYALSSPISQGEEILLKANDISYDNQGVVVASGNVEVNQLKNVLLADQIIYNSKSGEVKAFGNVSFMRDNGDIIFAEELIVQDDMTKGIASYFSARLQDNALLIAKEAKILGKNLYQLEKAAYTACTICNNKAPQWQIKADAVELNQEESRVRYKNAFFEVYGVPVLYTPYFAHASANAPRKSGFMVPKLGYISSIGRTVMVPYYFNIAPDKEAILSPIFTTQSGIVLSGKYNQLTKYGLLSFDGSITKADSDNVIINQKAKKVWRHHINGNGYFHFSDHVTGGAQLHRASDKNYLRKYKFGDQDYLTTTVFGEYYNDYSLHNIRTLHFQGLSPSANASYTPSIVPLVNSHFETEAYSNNSIFFLDSNVLSLTRKIGMHSKRISLNGGWKMPYITKRGHVLEMSGSIREDIYNISHAFNSVHNNYNKTRFIPEAKLMWKLPLINQLNNYQILLEPKIEAILAPNGKNSSKIPNEDSHNLELTDMNLFNSNHFTGLDRVEYGPRINYGINTLILGPKNTNFELFLGQNYHKKIDSMVNSSSGMITNFSDYVAKIGMKLNNVFDINYRTKVNSQDLSIRRHEIGTNFYLSRMDININYITSDKKMLIDKQQSNKQIFVNANLILNPRWKIGGNIRRNLNKKNSKTIATQGQILYNGDCIDMSYSVTRDFTQDQAINRKKSISHFINVSLKSLTN, encoded by the coding sequence ATGTATTATTATAAGTTGAATTTTAAAAAATTTAATTATGTGTTGTTGGTTTTTATAACCATATTGGTTATGGCTTTCCGGAGTGTTACGTATGCTTTATCATCTCCTATATCTCAGGGTGAAGAAATATTGCTTAAAGCTAATGATATAAGTTATGATAATCAAGGTGTGGTAGTAGCTAGTGGGAATGTTGAAGTAAATCAATTAAAAAATGTATTACTTGCTGATCAGATAATATATAATAGCAAATCAGGTGAAGTTAAGGCATTTGGTAATGTAAGCTTTATGCGTGATAATGGTGATATAATATTTGCAGAAGAATTAATAGTGCAAGATGATATGACTAAGGGTATAGCTTCTTATTTTAGTGCAAGGCTGCAAGATAATGCTTTATTAATTGCCAAAGAAGCAAAAATTTTAGGTAAAAATTTGTATCAATTGGAAAAAGCTGCATATACAGCATGTACTATTTGTAATAATAAAGCACCTCAATGGCAAATTAAGGCTGATGCAGTAGAATTAAATCAAGAGGAATCACGTGTGAGATATAAGAATGCTTTTTTTGAAGTATATGGAGTGCCAGTACTTTATACACCTTATTTTGCTCATGCTTCAGCTAATGCTCCACGTAAAAGTGGATTTATGGTTCCTAAACTTGGTTATATTTCTTCTATTGGTAGGACAGTAATGGTTCCGTATTATTTTAATATAGCACCAGATAAAGAAGCTATATTATCGCCTATTTTTACTACCCAATCAGGAATAGTATTATCTGGTAAGTATAATCAATTGACAAAATACGGATTGCTTAGCTTTGATGGAAGTATTACAAAAGCTGATAGCGATAATGTTATCATTAATCAAAAAGCAAAAAAAGTTTGGAGGCATCATATTAATGGTAATGGGTATTTCCATTTTTCTGATCATGTCACTGGGGGGGCACAATTACATAGAGCATCTGATAAAAACTATCTAAGAAAATATAAATTTGGTGACCAAGATTATTTAACTACAACTGTGTTTGGAGAATATTATAATGATTATAGTTTGCATAATATAAGAACATTACATTTTCAAGGATTATCACCTTCTGCAAATGCATCATATACACCTTCGATTGTTCCATTAGTAAATTCACATTTTGAAACTGAGGCTTACTCTAATAATTCTATCTTTTTCTTAGATAGTAATGTATTATCTTTAACACGTAAAATAGGAATGCATAGTAAGAGAATATCTTTAAATGGCGGGTGGAAAATGCCATATATTACTAAGCGTGGTCATGTACTAGAAATGAGTGGCAGTATTAGAGAAGATATATATAATATAAGTCATGCGTTCAATTCTGTTCATAATAATTATAATAAAACACGTTTTATTCCTGAGGCTAAATTAATGTGGAAATTACCATTAATAAATCAATTAAATAATTATCAAATATTATTAGAGCCAAAAATAGAAGCTATCTTGGCTCCTAATGGTAAAAATAGTTCCAAAATTCCTAATGAAGATAGTCATAATTTAGAGTTAACTGATATGAATTTATTTAATAGTAACCATTTTACTGGATTAGATCGCGTTGAATATGGTCCAAGAATAAATTATGGGATCAATACCCTAATATTAGGTCCTAAAAATACGAATTTTGAACTCTTTTTAGGCCAGAATTATCATAAAAAAATAGATAGTATGGTTAATTCTAGTAGTGGAATGATAACGAATTTTTCTGACTATGTAGCAAAAATAGGTATGAAATTAAACAATGTTTTTGATATAAATTATAGAACAAAGGTAAATTCACAAGATTTATCCATACGTCGTCACGAAATTGGAACTAATTTTTATTTATCAAGAATGGATATTAACATAAATTATATTACTTCAGATAAAAAGATGTTGATAGATAAACAGCAAAGTAATAAACAGATTTTTGTTAATGCGAATTTGATACTCAATCCAAGATGGAAAATAGGTGGAAATATACGAAGAAATTTAAATAAAAAGAATAGCAAAACTATAGCAACACAAGGTCAAATTTTGTACAATGGTGATTGTATAGATATGTCATATAGTGTGACACGTGATTTTACTCAGGATCAAGCTATAAATAGAAAAAAATCTATTAGTCATTTTATCAATGTTTCATTAAAAAGTTTAACAAATTAG
- the surA gene encoding Peptidyl-prolyl cis-trans isomerase surA, with translation MFRITLILIFLVCMPVYAYEPGKIVAIVGKEIITSQDLQDRMIVVKDTLAAEHANINMHFLEQQVLQSLIDDKIFIYEAKRLKLDVTDEDMKFALQMIEERNNLPKEGFVNYLKSRHIPKASVLEQIKAQIAWSKILNYVVRPRINISEKEVDEVLSHILPENAEITFRQITIPINGLNREAIDKNMLLLNELRAKIRNCEEAVNVAKKKNLSAQLMSVPINQLHEELRNMIMVTPRGTASKVIKTDDILSLIITCQRDYTGVAKKEREEIRDTLIQKKLSLQATHYLHELRKKAFIEIRM, from the coding sequence ATGTTTAGAATTACATTAATATTAATATTTTTGGTTTGTATGCCAGTATATGCATATGAACCTGGAAAGATTGTTGCAATTGTTGGAAAAGAAATTATTACTTCTCAAGATTTACAAGATAGAATGATAGTAGTAAAAGATACATTAGCAGCAGAACATGCTAATATAAATATGCATTTTCTAGAACAACAAGTATTACAATCCTTGATTGACGATAAAATCTTTATATACGAGGCAAAGAGGCTAAAATTAGATGTTACTGATGAAGATATGAAGTTTGCGCTTCAGATGATTGAAGAACGTAATAATTTGCCTAAGGAAGGTTTTGTTAATTATCTTAAAAGTCGTCATATACCTAAAGCTTCTGTGCTGGAACAAATCAAAGCCCAAATTGCTTGGAGTAAGATTTTAAATTATGTTGTACGTCCTAGAATTAATATTAGTGAAAAGGAAGTAGATGAGGTGCTATCACATATATTACCTGAAAATGCAGAAATTACATTTCGCCAAATTACCATACCTATTAATGGCCTAAACAGAGAAGCTATAGATAAAAATATGTTACTGCTCAATGAGTTACGAGCGAAAATTAGAAATTGCGAAGAGGCTGTAAATGTTGCAAAAAAGAAAAATTTATCAGCACAGCTTATGTCAGTGCCAATTAATCAGCTACATGAAGAATTACGTAATATGATTATGGTTACTCCCCGTGGTACAGCAAGTAAAGTAATTAAAACTGACGATATATTAAGCTTAATTATCACATGTCAGAGAGATTATACTGGGGTTGCAAAAAAGGAAAGAGAAGAGATACGTGATACTCTTATTCAAAAGAAATTATCCTTGCAAGCTACTCATTATTTGCATGAATTAAGGAAAAAGGCCTTTATTGAAATACGTATGTAG
- the dus gene encoding tRNA-dihydrouridine synthase: MISITIGNNLITKPVILAPMSGVTDMPFRRLVKKLGAGLVVSEMIASRAMILETKQSLQKCAISEEEDYTSVQLAGCEPNVMAEAAKLNEDKGAKIIDINFGCPVKKVVGGNAGSSLMRDEILAANIMEATVKAVKIPVTVKMRMGWDHNNLNAPKLAKIAEECGIQMVTVHGRTRCQFYEGKADWHFIKNVKQNISIPVIANGDIKTFEDVEESLDASGADGIMIGRGAYGKPWLIQQAIHYLETGEKLASPDLNSQLNIILEHYDDIIELYGETTGVRMARKHIGWYSNGLPNSAEFRSKINQSTDANHVRNMILEFYNSFIG, translated from the coding sequence ATGATTTCGATTACAATTGGCAATAATTTAATTACTAAACCGGTTATTTTGGCTCCTATGTCTGGAGTCACCGATATGCCCTTTAGGAGGTTAGTTAAAAAATTAGGAGCAGGACTCGTAGTATCTGAAATGATAGCGAGCCGTGCAATGATTTTAGAGACTAAACAATCTTTACAAAAATGTGCGATTTCTGAAGAAGAAGATTATACTTCGGTACAATTAGCAGGATGCGAACCTAACGTCATGGCAGAGGCTGCTAAACTCAATGAAGATAAAGGTGCAAAAATCATAGATATCAATTTTGGTTGCCCTGTAAAAAAAGTAGTAGGTGGTAATGCCGGTTCAAGTTTAATGCGTGACGAAATATTAGCAGCTAATATAATGGAGGCAACTGTTAAGGCTGTTAAAATTCCAGTAACTGTTAAAATGCGCATGGGATGGGACCACAACAATCTTAATGCTCCAAAACTTGCTAAAATAGCAGAAGAATGTGGGATACAAATGGTTACCGTTCATGGACGTACACGTTGTCAATTTTATGAAGGTAAAGCAGATTGGCATTTTATTAAAAATGTTAAACAGAATATTTCAATTCCTGTTATTGCAAATGGCGATATTAAGACATTTGAGGATGTAGAAGAATCTCTGGATGCTTCTGGCGCTGATGGTATAATGATAGGTAGAGGTGCTTATGGTAAACCATGGTTAATACAGCAAGCAATTCATTATCTTGAAACTGGAGAAAAATTAGCCTCACCTGATCTCAATTCTCAGCTTAACATTATTTTAGAACATTATGACGATATTATAGAACTTTATGGTGAAACCACTGGTGTACGTATGGCACGCAAGCATATAGGTTGGTATAGTAATGGACTCCCTAATTCAGCAGAGTTCAGATCAAAGATTAACCAATCAACAGATGCAAATCATGTCCGTAACATGATCTTAGAATTTTATAATAGTTTTATTGGTTAA